One stretch of Marinobacterium iners DNA includes these proteins:
- a CDS encoding RimK family protein, which yields MTKLKIVVDKKEDWQAFYPAEQLMSAHEYLAQGSRKDRTPVQIINLCRNYRYLSYGYYTSLLAEARGHKVIPSIQTINDLGRKSVYGLNMKNLNELLGKLVSKDAVLRQQLEADRQLEVTICFGQTLFAPLQDLARQIFEHFPCPILHLTFRKGESWQIETLKAGSLKQLNSAEEDLFATAIDTFSRKLWRKPTARRKYRYDLAILVDREEVLPPSDPMAIKRFIRAGRQLGIDVSLIGKKDFSHLAEYDGLFIRETTSISNHTYRFAKKAEHEGLVVFDDPTSILRCCNKVYLSDLLATNGVAMPETHFLFKDSKKEVQALAESLTYPRVLKIPDGAFSKGVVKVSSPEELLRQADEYFKQSAIVLVQEYMYTEYDWRIGILNNRPLYACKYLMTRGHWQIYNHSSGQAESGGFETLPVHEAPAKVVRAALKATKLIGDGLYGVDLKQSGDKVVVIEVNDNPSIDSGVEDLYLKDSLYRMIMEEFLRRMERRRLGIGH from the coding sequence ATGACCAAACTGAAAATTGTTGTAGACAAAAAAGAGGACTGGCAGGCGTTCTATCCCGCCGAGCAGTTGATGAGTGCCCATGAGTACCTGGCGCAAGGCAGTCGAAAGGACCGCACACCGGTTCAGATCATCAACCTGTGCCGCAACTATCGCTATCTGAGTTACGGCTACTACACCTCGCTGCTGGCTGAAGCGCGCGGCCACAAAGTGATTCCATCGATTCAGACCATTAATGACTTGGGGCGCAAGTCTGTCTACGGCCTGAACATGAAGAACCTGAACGAGCTGCTGGGCAAGCTGGTCAGTAAAGATGCGGTGCTGCGTCAGCAACTGGAAGCTGATCGACAGCTGGAAGTGACCATCTGCTTCGGGCAGACCCTGTTTGCCCCCTTGCAGGATCTGGCGCGGCAGATTTTCGAGCATTTTCCTTGCCCCATCCTGCATCTGACCTTCCGCAAGGGGGAAAGCTGGCAGATCGAAACATTGAAGGCGGGTAGTCTGAAACAGCTTAACAGTGCTGAAGAGGATCTGTTTGCCACTGCCATCGATACGTTCAGTCGCAAACTGTGGCGCAAGCCCACGGCACGTCGCAAATACCGGTATGATCTGGCGATTCTAGTGGATCGTGAAGAGGTGTTGCCACCTTCCGATCCCATGGCGATCAAACGTTTTATCCGTGCCGGGCGTCAGTTGGGCATCGATGTCAGCCTGATCGGCAAGAAAGATTTCAGCCATTTGGCTGAATATGATGGCCTGTTCATCCGTGAAACCACTTCAATCAGCAACCACACCTATCGCTTTGCCAAAAAGGCCGAACATGAAGGGCTGGTGGTATTTGATGACCCCACTTCGATTCTGCGCTGCTGCAACAAGGTGTATCTGTCAGACTTGCTGGCCACCAATGGCGTTGCGATGCCGGAGACCCACTTCCTGTTCAAGGACAGTAAAAAGGAGGTGCAGGCACTGGCCGAGTCTCTGACCTATCCGCGGGTGCTGAAGATCCCCGATGGGGCTTTTTCAAAGGGAGTGGTCAAAGTCAGTTCGCCGGAGGAGTTGCTGCGTCAGGCCGATGAGTATTTCAAACAGTCGGCCATTGTGCTGGTACAGGAATACATGTACACGGAATACGACTGGCGTATCGGCATTCTCAACAACAGGCCACTCTATGCCTGCAAGTACCTGATGACCCGTGGTCACTGGCAGATCTATAACCACAGCAGCGGCCAGGCCGAATCGGGTGGCTTCGAGACCCTGCCGGTGCATGAGGCGCCGGCGAAGGTGGTCAGAGCTGCGCTGAAGGCAACCAAATTGATAGGTGATGGCCTGTATGGGGTGGACCTGAAACAGTCCGGTGATAAGGTGGTGGTGATCGAAGTGAACGATAATCCCAGTATCGATTCCGGGGTAGAGGACCTCTATCTCAAGGACAGCCTCTATCGCATGATCATGGAAGAATTTCTGCGCAGAATGGAACGGCGCCGTCTCGGAATCGGTCATTGA
- the qhpG gene encoding flavin-dependent monooxygenase QhpG has protein sequence MNKSQVLVLGGGPAGGAVAIGLVRLGYSVTLVSEPRPFDAVEGISDRVVQGLQGAGFNLALEQMAEPSPRRVTWNGITSAANTERLIPRQAFDLALLDDLKAQGIHVIQGRVTGIQPNATGHVAEASLVSGEQLQLQGDFLVEARGRAAPAAGVPRVKGSQTVSLLQYWQGPADTPCSAVQSFADGWAWMALRADGRRYLQLTLDVASADLPPKRELGDWCQARLSKLEQAQPFMAGAEPAGEVYARTSTPVLCEHSVGNDWIRVGDAAMAVDPLSGNGIFQALSSALQAPAVINTLINHPERAGLAKQFHEARIEGLFYRFARIGRDFYAQESQWPTNPFWQGRSQWPDQVPLHLDVTPDQVSTGVRPVVQDGLIREAQVVITPDQPLGIWHLNGLELAPLLEQVRARPDLTPAELLSRTHGAVMGERLALWMYQQGWVDDPKGQCEHEV, from the coding sequence ATGAATAAGTCACAGGTGCTGGTGTTGGGCGGTGGTCCTGCAGGGGGTGCGGTTGCGATTGGTCTTGTCAGATTGGGCTACTCGGTCACGCTGGTGAGCGAGCCGCGCCCCTTTGATGCGGTTGAGGGTATCTCCGATCGTGTGGTGCAGGGGCTGCAGGGTGCCGGATTTAATCTGGCACTGGAGCAGATGGCTGAACCTTCACCGCGGCGGGTAACCTGGAACGGTATCACCAGTGCCGCCAATACCGAGCGTCTGATTCCGCGTCAAGCCTTCGATCTGGCACTGCTGGATGATCTGAAGGCGCAGGGCATTCACGTGATTCAGGGACGTGTCACCGGCATTCAGCCCAATGCAACCGGGCATGTGGCCGAAGCCAGTCTGGTCAGTGGAGAGCAGCTGCAGTTGCAAGGCGATTTTCTGGTAGAAGCCCGCGGGCGAGCGGCCCCGGCAGCCGGCGTGCCCCGCGTGAAAGGATCGCAGACCGTATCCTTGCTGCAGTATTGGCAGGGGCCGGCGGATACACCCTGTTCGGCGGTACAAAGCTTTGCCGATGGATGGGCCTGGATGGCCCTGCGAGCCGATGGGCGCCGCTACCTGCAGCTGACACTGGATGTGGCCAGTGCCGATCTGCCGCCCAAGCGAGAACTGGGCGACTGGTGTCAGGCGCGCCTGAGTAAGCTTGAGCAGGCTCAGCCTTTTATGGCCGGCGCCGAACCGGCTGGCGAAGTCTATGCGCGTACCAGTACACCGGTTTTGTGTGAGCACAGTGTTGGTAATGACTGGATTCGAGTGGGCGATGCCGCAATGGCGGTGGACCCGCTCTCGGGCAACGGCATTTTTCAGGCACTGTCATCGGCCTTGCAGGCCCCGGCAGTGATCAACACGCTGATTAATCACCCGGAGCGGGCAGGTCTTGCCAAGCAGTTCCATGAGGCCCGGATTGAAGGGCTTTTTTACCGTTTTGCGCGCATAGGACGTGACTTTTATGCGCAGGAATCCCAGTGGCCGACCAACCCGTTCTGGCAGGGACGCAGCCAATGGCCGGATCAGGTCCCGCTGCATCTGGACGTGACGCCCGATCAGGTCAGCACTGGCGTGCGGCCTGTGGTGCAGGATGGGCTGATTCGTGAAGCGCAGGTGGTGATTACCCCCGACCAACCTTTGGGCATCTGGCATCTCAATGGGCTGGAGTTGGCTCCTTTACTTGAACAGGTCAGAGCACGACCCGATCTGACGCCTGCCGAGTTGCTGTCACGCACGCATGGCGCGGTGATGGGGGAGCGTTTGGCGCTGTGGATGTATCAGCAGGGCTGGGTTGACGACCCGAAAGGACAGTGTGAACATGAAGTTTGA
- a CDS encoding GGDEF domain-containing protein, whose translation MAVSAVGYVMFQQYQGFSNLADREFGRAMAAAELTRDAEIIAAEVFEMMVGSRRSISAGSQRTENLAGLYRSARDRLQQLSSSADADRAANRELDRWQEPFFLSLGQLDQRLELEKQLQTEHLQLIDTLFILQQRLPLSDFGAQSPNQQRFISHALTALVAASSALSAERPGHVAQLERACEQALQKLALLPLEDEELLELRRQLTEVLPEAFRSRGPLLKASRASLATARETRVLAQKLTGASFSYHLQLKASAQQAITDHQKLIRSSLFGLLLASLTLLAITFGAIMYIRRHIVLRINRLNAAMQAHLQGKQVPVPESGSDEISTMGASFAVFVDARRQAEQQLEQANMHLQKMNAELERLSTTDALTGIPNRRSFDQQLEHEWRRALRDGTRLAIVMADVDVFKRFNDTYGHQAGDDCLRQVAQVMSDQLKRSGDMIARYGGEEFIVLLPGLDLSHAKQLAEQLRAAVAGLRIPHAHGPTGHVSISLGVASNRPHLNMRVETLIHHADSALYTAKRLGRNRVCTTPEDPLEQDTGI comes from the coding sequence ATGGCTGTATCAGCTGTTGGTTATGTGATGTTCCAGCAATACCAGGGGTTCAGTAACCTGGCAGATCGTGAGTTTGGCCGTGCCATGGCGGCCGCTGAACTTACCCGAGATGCAGAGATCATTGCTGCTGAAGTGTTTGAAATGATGGTGGGTAGCCGTCGCTCCATCAGTGCGGGCAGTCAGCGGACAGAGAATCTGGCTGGCCTTTACCGCTCTGCACGTGACCGACTGCAGCAGTTGTCGTCGTCAGCCGATGCCGATAGGGCAGCAAACAGAGAGCTTGATCGTTGGCAGGAGCCGTTTTTCCTGAGCCTGGGGCAGCTGGATCAGCGCCTTGAACTGGAAAAACAACTACAAACCGAGCATCTTCAGTTAATCGACACACTATTCATATTACAGCAACGGTTACCGCTGAGTGACTTCGGTGCGCAGTCTCCTAACCAGCAGCGTTTTATCAGTCATGCGCTGACCGCACTGGTTGCCGCTTCGTCAGCATTGAGTGCTGAACGTCCGGGGCATGTAGCACAACTGGAACGCGCTTGTGAGCAAGCGTTACAGAAACTGGCATTATTGCCACTTGAAGATGAAGAACTGCTCGAGCTGAGGCGTCAGCTTACCGAAGTATTGCCTGAAGCGTTCAGGAGCCGAGGACCGTTATTGAAGGCGTCGCGGGCAAGTTTGGCAACGGCGCGGGAAACCCGGGTACTGGCCCAAAAGCTGACAGGGGCAAGTTTCAGCTACCATCTGCAGCTGAAAGCGTCGGCTCAACAGGCCATTACAGACCACCAGAAGCTGATTCGCAGTTCGTTGTTTGGACTGTTGCTGGCATCATTGACTCTGCTCGCCATAACGTTCGGTGCCATTATGTATATCCGGCGCCATATCGTACTCCGGATAAATCGTCTCAATGCTGCAATGCAGGCACATCTGCAGGGTAAGCAGGTGCCTGTTCCTGAATCAGGCAGTGATGAAATCAGCACGATGGGGGCCAGCTTTGCGGTTTTCGTCGATGCTCGTCGCCAGGCAGAGCAGCAGCTGGAGCAGGCGAACATGCATTTGCAAAAGATGAATGCCGAGTTGGAGCGTTTGAGTACAACCGATGCCCTGACCGGCATACCCAACCGTCGCTCATTCGATCAACAGCTTGAACATGAGTGGCGACGGGCATTACGCGACGGCACTAGGCTGGCCATCGTGATGGCTGATGTCGATGTTTTCAAGCGCTTTAACGATACTTATGGGCACCAGGCGGGTGATGATTGCCTGCGTCAGGTGGCACAAGTGATGTCAGATCAGCTGAAGCGCAGCGGTGACATGATTGCGCGTTACGGGGGCGAAGAGTTCATCGTTCTTTTGCCGGGGCTGGATCTTTCCCACGCGAAACAGCTCGCCGAGCAATTAAGGGCTGCTGTGGCGGGGTTGAGGATTCCACACGCTCACGGGCCGACAGGACATGTCAGCATCAGTCTTGGCGTGGCCTCAAACAGGCCACACCTCAACATGCGCGTTGAAACCCTTATACACCACGCAGACAGTGCGCTCTATACGGCGAAAAGGCTGGGACGCAACCGGGTCTGTACAACGCCCGAAGATCCGCTTGAACAAGACACGGGCATATGA
- a CDS encoding sensor domain-containing diguanylate cyclase codes for MSVADDSAGQALETDASIYKTLLESTRAIPWKIDWKTLQFAYIGPQIEPLLGWSQESWVSVDDWATRMHPDDCEWVVNFCVSQSQSGVDHEADYRALTASGDYVWIRDVVHVVRDEAGEVEALVGFMFDISERKRTEQELLRLQKELEELSLRDGLTGVANRRHLDQILEQEWERAQRHNQPLSLAIFDIDYFKQYNDCYGHLQGDECLKQVAQLLQAAIRSGDFLARFGGEEFVLVLPQTDRVAAQRVIQRCYEQLAKAGIAHSDSPISEQLTFSCGLGSCLPGAIETLEAFVERVDRSLYEAKHRNRNALVIADTD; via the coding sequence ATGTCAGTAGCGGATGACTCAGCTGGCCAGGCGCTGGAAACGGACGCCAGTATCTACAAGACTCTACTGGAATCAACTCGGGCAATCCCCTGGAAAATCGACTGGAAAACCCTGCAGTTTGCCTATATCGGCCCTCAGATAGAGCCTCTGCTGGGCTGGAGTCAGGAAAGCTGGGTCAGCGTTGACGACTGGGCAACACGGATGCATCCGGATGATTGTGAATGGGTGGTCAACTTCTGTGTATCACAGTCACAGAGTGGCGTTGACCATGAGGCGGACTACCGGGCTCTGACAGCCTCGGGTGATTATGTCTGGATTCGTGATGTGGTGCATGTGGTGCGCGATGAAGCCGGAGAAGTAGAAGCCCTTGTCGGTTTCATGTTCGATATCAGTGAACGCAAGCGTACCGAGCAGGAATTGCTGCGCCTGCAGAAAGAACTGGAAGAGCTCTCACTGCGTGACGGCCTGACCGGCGTGGCCAATCGTCGCCATCTGGATCAGATTCTGGAACAGGAATGGGAACGGGCACAGCGTCACAACCAGCCGCTGTCATTGGCAATTTTCGATATCGATTACTTCAAGCAATACAATGACTGCTATGGTCATCTTCAGGGAGATGAGTGCCTGAAGCAGGTGGCGCAGTTGTTACAGGCTGCCATTCGCAGTGGTGATTTTCTGGCTCGCTTTGGAGGCGAGGAATTTGTCCTGGTTCTGCCGCAGACTGACCGTGTGGCGGCGCAGAGAGTGATACAGCGCTGTTATGAGCAGCTGGCCAAGGCAGGTATTGCGCACAGTGACTCCCCGATTTCCGAGCAGTTGACCTTCAGTTGTGGTTTGGGCAGTTGCCTGCCCGGTGCGATTGAAACCCTTGAAGCCTTTGTTGAACGAGTCGATCGCTCCCTCTATGAGGCCAAGCATCGCAATCGTAACGCGCTGGTGATCGCCGATACGGACTGA
- a CDS encoding amino acid ABC transporter substrate-binding protein, producing MPILRRFCCYLIVMAMNVMLLSSVHADTLDEVMRHGDIRCGVFPDDPGRSSIDTDGTWKGFYVDFCRATAAALFGDPERVQYVEVDATTRFTTLQQRQTDVVMYSTTWTLGRENRYQVVFPAVYLFDSQGVMVRANSGISMLSDLQGKTVCVTENTSTHKNLVNALEQQGIDAQVQFSNGDSFFRGHCDAYSADRMNLATNRANRADNPAHYIILPETLSREPIGPMVRNDETRWARVIRSVVNATILADQKGITQSNLDQVLNSTEDQEILNLLGQQGDLASQLGLSNDWARKVIASVGNYSEIYQRHYGPDTAIGMEQGVNKPWSRGGLLFAPLFL from the coding sequence ATGCCGATTCTTCGCCGGTTTTGTTGTTATCTGATCGTGATGGCCATGAATGTCATGCTTCTGTCATCGGTGCATGCCGATACGTTGGATGAAGTCATGCGTCATGGTGATATTCGCTGTGGTGTTTTTCCGGATGACCCCGGTCGCAGTTCCATTGACACGGACGGAACCTGGAAAGGTTTTTATGTTGATTTTTGCCGCGCCACGGCGGCTGCGCTGTTCGGTGATCCCGAACGGGTGCAGTATGTGGAAGTTGATGCCACGACACGGTTTACCACTCTGCAGCAGCGCCAGACGGATGTGGTGATGTACAGCACGACCTGGACATTGGGTCGAGAAAACCGCTATCAGGTTGTGTTCCCGGCGGTATATCTCTTTGACAGCCAGGGCGTAATGGTCCGTGCCAACAGTGGCATTTCAATGCTGTCAGACCTGCAGGGCAAAACGGTCTGCGTGACTGAAAACACATCAACTCACAAAAACCTTGTTAATGCACTCGAACAGCAAGGTATTGACGCGCAAGTTCAGTTTTCCAATGGCGACAGCTTCTTTCGAGGTCATTGCGATGCGTACAGTGCCGATCGAATGAACCTGGCAACCAACCGCGCCAACCGTGCGGACAACCCGGCACACTATATTATCCTGCCTGAAACACTGTCTCGTGAACCTATAGGCCCAATGGTGCGGAACGATGAAACCCGCTGGGCGCGTGTTATCCGTTCCGTGGTCAACGCCACCATTCTGGCCGATCAAAAGGGCATAACCCAAAGCAACCTTGATCAGGTCTTGAACAGCACGGAGGATCAAGAAATTCTTAATCTGCTGGGGCAGCAAGGTGATCTGGCAAGCCAGTTGGGGTTGTCAAATGACTGGGCGCGCAAGGTGATAGCCAGTGTTGGTAACTACAGTGAAATCTACCAGCGTCACTATGGTCCTGATACGGCTATCGGGATGGAGCAGGGAGTGAACAAGCCTTGGTCGCGTGGTGGCTTGTTGTTTGCTCCCCTGTTTCTGTGA
- the qhpE gene encoding subtilisin-like serine protease QhpE: MSVEPIRIGVVDSGYSEQQAVTSSAAFVLQDGQLWLTEAEPDQLGHGTRIIEIIQHLMPEATLFSAQVFSDRLSTTAAQVAAAIDWLVEQGVQVINLSLGLRQDRAVLREACERALKQGVFLCAASPARGEPVYPSAYPGVFRMTGDARCDREQISHLDTEFADFGGCVRPLDNSRGQSGASMGCAHLSAWVARCLQRNAVSLSEVRDWLVQQSSYQGPEQRRGVYTGAEDE, from the coding sequence ATGTCGGTTGAGCCGATTCGTATCGGGGTTGTGGATTCCGGCTATTCAGAGCAGCAAGCGGTGACGTCCAGTGCCGCCTTTGTGCTGCAGGATGGTCAACTCTGGCTGACGGAAGCGGAGCCTGATCAGTTGGGGCATGGCACTCGCATCATTGAAATCATCCAGCACCTGATGCCCGAGGCAACACTGTTCAGTGCGCAGGTATTCAGTGATCGATTGTCCACCACGGCTGCACAGGTGGCGGCTGCCATCGACTGGCTCGTGGAGCAGGGGGTACAGGTGATCAACCTGAGTCTGGGTTTAAGACAGGACCGAGCAGTGCTGAGGGAAGCCTGTGAGCGGGCCCTGAAACAGGGGGTTTTTCTCTGTGCGGCCAGCCCGGCCCGAGGGGAACCAGTCTATCCGTCTGCCTATCCCGGGGTGTTTCGCATGACGGGTGATGCCCGCTGTGATCGTGAACAGATCTCCCACCTGGACACCGAGTTTGCTGATTTTGGTGGCTGTGTCCGGCCTCTGGATAACAGTCGTGGGCAGTCGGGGGCCAGTATGGGGTGTGCTCACTTGAGCGCGTGGGTGGCACGTTGTCTCCAACGGAATGCTGTCAGCCTCAGCGAAGTGAGGGACTGGCTGGTCCAACAATCCAGCTACCAGGGCCCTGAACAGCGCAGAGGTGTCTATACAGGAGCAGAGGATGAATAA
- a CDS encoding DUF2238 domain-containing protein: MRPAIDAIGGTDWMNRLYLADKESGMSHVHQSSGRRGPALWALVFLPVLFWSAWEPADRITWALEVLPAVVGALILLCTRRRFPLTPLLYSLILFHCIILMVGGHYTYAKVPLFDLLREMFDWQRNNYDKVGHLVQGLVPAMIARELLIRLKVIPSAAWRNFFIVCFCLAFSAFYELIEWWVALISEEGAEAFLGTQGYVWDTQSDMAWALAGAILALVLMNRLHDRQLRSLEPL; this comes from the coding sequence ATGCGGCCTGCCATTGACGCCATCGGCGGCACTGACTGGATGAACAGGTTGTATCTGGCTGACAAGGAGAGTGGGATGTCGCATGTTCACCAATCATCAGGCAGGCGGGGGCCCGCGCTCTGGGCGCTGGTGTTCTTGCCGGTCTTGTTCTGGTCGGCGTGGGAGCCGGCTGATCGCATTACCTGGGCGCTGGAAGTCCTGCCGGCCGTTGTTGGCGCCCTCATTTTGCTGTGTACGCGTCGTCGATTCCCCCTTACGCCGCTGTTGTACAGTCTGATTTTGTTCCACTGCATCATTTTGATGGTCGGTGGGCACTACACCTATGCCAAGGTGCCGCTCTTCGACCTGCTCAGAGAAATGTTCGACTGGCAACGGAATAACTATGACAAGGTGGGCCATCTGGTGCAGGGCCTAGTGCCGGCAATGATTGCACGTGAGCTGTTGATCCGGCTGAAGGTGATCCCGTCAGCGGCATGGCGCAACTTTTTTATCGTGTGCTTTTGTCTGGCGTTCAGTGCGTTCTACGAGTTGATCGAGTGGTGGGTAGCCCTGATCTCGGAGGAGGGTGCCGAGGCGTTTCTCGGTACTCAGGGCTATGTCTGGGATACCCAGTCCGATATGGCTTGGGCGTTGGCTGGCGCAATACTGGCGTTGGTGCTGATGAACCGATTGCATGACAGGCAGTTGCGGTCACTGGAGCCCCTGTAG
- the sfsA gene encoding DNA/RNA nuclease SfsA — MKFDPPLEAVTLLRRYKRFLADVRRADGSEMTVHCPNTGSMKNCVLPGVEQLALISDSGNSKRKYRHTLEALQVAHGHWAGVNTSRTNALVEEAVRAGRIPELSPLTGVEREVTFGDSRFDLALGERKQPHTFIEVKNVTLGPGPDDPDDGIIAFPDSVTERGQKHLLTLMQVVAQGHRAVLFFCVQHTGAVVARPADEVDGRYGELLRMAISRGVEVLVWRVSLSAETFILEHSLPLQV, encoded by the coding sequence ATGAAGTTTGATCCTCCGCTTGAAGCCGTGACTCTGCTGCGCCGTTACAAGCGTTTTCTGGCGGATGTGCGCCGTGCCGATGGCAGTGAAATGACGGTGCATTGCCCCAATACCGGCTCAATGAAAAACTGTGTGTTGCCGGGTGTCGAGCAGCTTGCACTGATTTCCGACAGCGGCAACAGCAAACGCAAGTATCGTCACACGCTGGAGGCACTTCAGGTCGCGCACGGTCACTGGGCAGGCGTGAATACCAGCCGCACCAATGCATTGGTGGAAGAGGCGGTGCGTGCAGGTCGGATTCCCGAGTTGTCGCCGCTGACCGGTGTTGAGCGAGAAGTGACCTTCGGTGACAGCCGCTTCGATCTGGCGCTGGGAGAGCGCAAGCAACCGCATACCTTTATTGAGGTGAAAAATGTCACCCTGGGGCCGGGGCCTGATGATCCCGATGATGGCATCATCGCTTTTCCCGACTCAGTCACCGAGCGTGGCCAGAAACACCTGCTAACGCTGATGCAAGTCGTGGCGCAGGGCCATAGAGCCGTGCTGTTTTTCTGCGTGCAGCACACAGGGGCTGTAGTGGCCCGGCCGGCGGACGAGGTCGATGGTCGCTATGGAGAACTGCTGCGCATGGCGATCTCGCGGGGGGTTGAAGTGCTGGTCTGGCGCGTCAGCCTGTCAGCCGAGACCTTTATACTGGAACATTCCCTACCGTTGCAGGTATAA
- a CDS encoding GNAT family N-acetyltransferase/peptidase C39 family protein: MSDSVQLRPASLQDLPALVALENQTFSEDRISRRQFRWMLKRGHCALITASTETIGLVGYVLVLFHRGTSLGRIYSLAVDDRMRGQGIARQLMQAAEQAALEHDCLALRLEVRTDNASAIQLYEKLGYRQFGLYEDYYEDHAPALRLQKRLLALTTRSPGMVPWYGQTLPFTCGPASLLMAMKALDPAIVMDRRQELQIWREATSIFMTTGHGGCGPRGLALAAWRRGFGAELYINREGPLFIHGVRTELKKEVLELVHQDFKQQTETAGIIEHAEEVSLEAIEQALSAGRFVLMLISSWRFSRQKSPHWVVLTGIDNHYVYLHDPEVDEEDDKTRLDIQNVPVPRNHFWRMARFGKEGLRTAVIISKQATR, encoded by the coding sequence ATGTCAGACAGTGTTCAGTTACGCCCAGCCAGCCTGCAGGATCTGCCGGCACTGGTTGCGCTGGAAAACCAGACCTTCAGCGAAGATCGCATCAGCCGACGTCAGTTTCGCTGGATGCTCAAGCGCGGTCACTGTGCTCTGATTACCGCCAGTACTGAAACGATTGGCCTTGTGGGATATGTGCTGGTCCTGTTTCACCGCGGCACCTCGCTCGGACGTATTTATTCGCTGGCTGTAGACGATCGCATGCGTGGACAGGGTATCGCCCGTCAGCTGATGCAGGCGGCGGAGCAGGCCGCACTGGAGCATGACTGTCTTGCCTTGCGGTTGGAGGTGCGTACCGACAATGCCAGTGCCATCCAGTTGTATGAAAAGCTGGGCTACCGCCAGTTTGGACTGTATGAAGACTATTACGAGGATCACGCCCCTGCGCTCCGGCTCCAGAAGCGCCTACTGGCCCTGACTACCCGCTCACCGGGGATGGTGCCCTGGTATGGCCAGACCCTGCCCTTTACCTGCGGCCCGGCCTCGTTGTTGATGGCGATGAAGGCTCTCGACCCGGCCATCGTAATGGACCGACGTCAGGAGCTTCAGATTTGGCGCGAAGCTACATCCATTTTCATGACAACCGGTCACGGCGGCTGCGGCCCGCGAGGGCTGGCACTGGCGGCTTGGCGACGTGGCTTCGGAGCGGAACTGTATATCAACCGCGAAGGCCCCCTGTTCATTCACGGGGTCCGAACCGAACTGAAAAAGGAAGTCCTTGAGCTGGTGCATCAGGACTTCAAACAGCAAACCGAAACGGCTGGCATCATCGAGCATGCAGAAGAGGTCAGCCTGGAGGCCATCGAGCAGGCACTGTCAGCCGGTCGTTTTGTTCTGATGCTGATCAGCAGCTGGCGTTTCAGTCGGCAAAAGAGCCCGCACTGGGTGGTGCTGACCGGCATCGACAACCACTACGTGTATCTGCATGATCCGGAAGTGGATGAAGAGGATGACAAAACGCGGCTGGATATCCAGAACGTGCCGGTGCCCCGCAATCATTTCTGGCGCATGGCGCGCTTTGGCAAGGAAGGGCTGCGAACGGCGGTGATCATTTCAAAACAGGCCACGAGGTGA
- a CDS encoding hemerythrin domain-containing protein: MKRAEELKSLSRDHHHGLVLAKRAMQAAKEYKPAKMVWAEVTMHFSDVLEPHFKIEEETLVEPLREAGETSLVDRLEREHAQLRDFFQPGQTRGYEELKAFGELLQAHIHFEERELFEVAQKTLSQEQLAQVDAACH; encoded by the coding sequence ATGAAACGAGCCGAAGAGCTGAAATCCCTTTCCCGCGATCATCACCACGGGCTGGTGTTGGCAAAACGGGCCATGCAGGCTGCGAAAGAGTACAAGCCGGCGAAAATGGTTTGGGCAGAAGTGACCATGCACTTCAGTGACGTGCTGGAACCGCACTTCAAAATCGAGGAAGAAACACTGGTTGAGCCACTAAGAGAAGCCGGTGAAACCTCTCTGGTAGACCGGCTGGAAAGAGAGCACGCGCAGCTGCGTGACTTCTTTCAGCCGGGACAGACGCGTGGCTATGAAGAGTTGAAGGCCTTTGGTGAATTGCTCCAGGCACATATTCACTTCGAGGAACGCGAGCTGTTTGAAGTCGCGCAGAAGACACTCAGCCAGGAGCAGTTGGCCCAGGTGGATGCGGCCTGCCATTGA